The following are from one region of the Cetobacterium somerae genome:
- the atpA gene encoding F0F1 ATP synthase subunit alpha: MKIRPEEVSNIIKTEIENYKKSLDVKTSGSVLEVGDGIARIYGLSSAKAGELLEFPNGITGMVLNLEEDNVGAVILGDYTKIKEGDEVKATGRIASVPAGESLLGRVVNALGEPIDGKGEIKFEKYMEIERKASGIISRKPVSEPLQTGIKSIDGMVPIGRGQRELIIGDRQTGKTAVAIDAILNQKNTGVKCIYVAIGQKRSTVAQIVKRLEDAGAMEYTIVVAATASESAPLQYLAPYSGVAMGEYFMDKGEAVLIVYDDLSKHAVAYREMSLLLKRPPGREAYPGDVFYLHSRLLERAAKLSDELGGGSITALPIIETQAGDVSAYIPTNVISITDGQIFLDAQLFNSGFRPAINAGISVSRVGGSAQIKAMKQVAAKVKLELAQYTELLTFAQFGSDLDKATKAQLERGHRIMEVLKQPQYSPYPVEEQVVSFYTVINGFLDDIAIADVRRFEKELITEMRNTTTILDEIVEKKSLDKDLEAKIVEAIVAFKKNFN; the protein is encoded by the coding sequence TTGAAAATCAGACCAGAAGAAGTAAGTAATATAATCAAAACTGAGATCGAGAATTACAAAAAGAGTCTTGATGTCAAAACTTCAGGTTCTGTATTAGAAGTAGGAGACGGTATCGCTAGAATCTACGGATTAAGCAGTGCAAAAGCGGGAGAGCTTTTAGAGTTTCCTAACGGAATAACAGGAATGGTTCTAAACCTAGAAGAGGATAACGTTGGAGCAGTTATACTAGGGGACTATACAAAGATTAAAGAGGGAGACGAGGTTAAGGCTACAGGAAGAATTGCCTCAGTTCCAGCTGGAGAATCTTTGTTAGGAAGAGTAGTTAACGCTTTAGGAGAGCCAATTGATGGAAAAGGTGAAATAAAGTTTGAGAAATACATGGAGATAGAAAGAAAAGCTTCTGGTATTATCTCAAGAAAACCAGTATCTGAGCCTTTACAAACAGGTATCAAATCAATAGATGGAATGGTACCTATTGGTAGAGGACAAAGAGAGCTTATTATCGGAGATAGACAAACTGGTAAAACAGCAGTTGCTATTGACGCAATCTTAAATCAAAAAAATACAGGAGTAAAATGTATCTACGTTGCAATAGGTCAAAAAAGATCAACAGTTGCTCAGATCGTTAAGAGATTAGAAGATGCAGGAGCTATGGAATATACTATAGTTGTTGCAGCAACAGCTTCTGAGTCAGCTCCTTTACAATATTTAGCACCATATTCAGGAGTAGCTATGGGAGAATACTTCATGGATAAAGGTGAAGCAGTTTTAATAGTTTACGATGACCTTTCAAAACATGCAGTAGCATATAGAGAAATGTCTCTATTATTAAAAAGACCACCTGGAAGAGAAGCTTATCCAGGAGACGTATTCTATCTTCACTCAAGACTACTTGAGAGAGCTGCAAAGTTATCAGATGAATTAGGTGGAGGATCAATAACTGCTCTACCAATAATCGAAACTCAAGCAGGAGACGTATCAGCGTATATCCCTACAAACGTTATTTCGATAACAGATGGACAGATATTCCTTGATGCACAACTATTTAACTCTGGATTTAGACCAGCAATCAATGCCGGAATATCTGTATCAAGAGTTGGAGGATCAGCACAAATTAAAGCTATGAAACAAGTTGCTGCTAAAGTTAAGCTAGAATTAGCTCAATATACAGAGTTATTAACATTTGCACAGTTTGGATCAGATTTAGATAAAGCTACAAAAGCTCAATTAGAAAGAGGACACAGAATTATGGAAGTTTTAAAACAACCACAATACAGTCCTTATCCAGTTGAAGAGCAAGTTGTATCATTCTATACTGTAATCAATGGATTCTTAGATGATATCGCTATTGCAGATGTAAGAAGATTTGAAAAAGAATTAATTACAGAAATGAGAAATACAACAACTATTTTAGATGAGATCGTTGAGAAGAAAAGCTTAGATAAAGATCTTGAGGCTAAAATTGTGGAAGCTATAGTAGCATTTAAAAAGAATTTTAATTAA
- the atpG gene encoding ATP synthase F1 subunit gamma, whose amino-acid sequence MAGTREIKNRIKSVQSTHQITKAMEIVSTTKFKKFSTIVAQSKPYSESIAKILQNIAAGVKSEKHPLFDGKDDVKKVGVIVMCSDRGLAGSFNSNTLKALERLIAENSGKQVSVIAVGKKAKEYCAKRNYDVKAEYIQLIPETMFDKAKEISENIVEYYYNNIFDEVYVIYNKFISALVSDLTVSKLIPIERAEGSENKAYIFEPSPEEILSSLLPKYLNIELYKALLDNTASEHSARKNAMKSATDNAEDMIKGLTLEYNRRRQASITQEISEIVGGAAALN is encoded by the coding sequence ATGGCTGGAACTAGAGAGATAAAAAATAGAATAAAAAGTGTTCAGTCTACTCACCAAATTACAAAGGCCATGGAAATTGTTTCGACTACAAAATTTAAAAAGTTTTCAACAATAGTAGCTCAATCAAAGCCATATTCAGAAAGTATAGCTAAAATATTACAAAATATTGCAGCTGGTGTAAAAAGTGAAAAACATCCACTTTTTGATGGTAAAGATGATGTAAAAAAAGTTGGAGTTATTGTTATGTGCTCAGATAGAGGACTAGCAGGAAGTTTCAACAGTAATACATTAAAAGCACTAGAAAGATTGATTGCTGAAAATAGTGGGAAACAGGTCTCTGTAATTGCAGTTGGAAAGAAAGCTAAAGAATACTGTGCAAAGAGAAATTACGATGTAAAGGCTGAGTATATACAACTAATTCCTGAAACTATGTTTGATAAAGCAAAAGAGATTAGTGAGAACATTGTTGAATATTACTATAATAATATTTTTGATGAAGTATATGTAATATATAACAAGTTTATATCGGCTTTAGTAAGTGATCTAACAGTAAGTAAATTAATTCCTATAGAAAGAGCTGAGGGAAGTGAGAATAAAGCTTATATATTTGAGCCGTCTCCAGAAGAGATTTTATCATCTCTATTACCAAAGTATTTAAATATAGAATTATATAAAGCTTTACTAGATAATACTGCAAGTGAGCATTCTGCAAGAAAAAATGCAATGAAAAGTGCAACGGATAACGCTGAAGATATGATAAAGGGATTAACTTTAGAATATAATAGAAGAAGACAAGCATCGATAACTCAAGAGATATCTGAAATTGTTGGAGGAGCAGCAGCGTTAAATTAA
- the atpD gene encoding F0F1 ATP synthase subunit beta, which yields MENKGTLTQIIGPVVDVMFNDRLPGIYNALKVKGEDGKELVLEVQQHLGNNVVRTVAMDATEGLQRGMEVIDTGSAITVPVGKAVLGRILNVLGEPVDEAGPVTTEEYLPIHREAPNFDEQGTEVEIFETGIKVIDLLAPYIKGGKIGLFGGAGVGKTVLIMELINNIAKGHGGLSVFAGVGERTREGRDLYDEMRESGVIDKTSLVYGQMNEPPGARLRVALTGLTVAENFRDKEGQDVLLFIDNIFRFTQAGAEVSALLGRIPSAVGYQPTLASEMGKLQERITSTKSGSITSVQAVYVPADDLTDPAPATTFAHLDATTVLSRRIASLGIYPAVDPLDSTSKALDPAIVGNEHYTVARQVQEILQRYKELQDIIAILGMDELSDEDKQTVSRARKIERFFSQPFSVAEQFTGMEGKYVPVKETIRAFKEIIEGKHDALPEQAFLYVGTIEEAIAKGRDLMKGAE from the coding sequence GTGGAAAACAAAGGTACCCTTACCCAAATAATAGGTCCTGTTGTAGACGTTATGTTCAATGATAGATTGCCTGGAATTTACAACGCTTTAAAAGTAAAAGGTGAAGACGGAAAAGAGTTAGTTCTTGAGGTTCAGCAACACCTAGGAAATAACGTTGTAAGAACAGTAGCAATGGACGCTACTGAGGGTCTACAAAGAGGAATGGAAGTAATAGATACAGGATCAGCTATAACAGTTCCAGTAGGAAAAGCTGTTTTAGGAAGAATTCTAAATGTTTTAGGAGAGCCAGTTGACGAAGCTGGACCAGTAACAACAGAGGAGTATTTACCTATACATAGAGAAGCTCCAAACTTTGATGAGCAAGGAACAGAAGTAGAAATATTCGAAACTGGAATTAAGGTAATTGACCTTCTTGCACCATACATTAAAGGTGGAAAAATAGGTCTATTTGGAGGAGCTGGAGTAGGAAAAACAGTTCTTATAATGGAGCTTATCAACAACATTGCAAAAGGACACGGAGGATTATCTGTATTCGCGGGTGTTGGAGAAAGAACAAGAGAAGGAAGAGACTTATATGATGAGATGAGAGAATCAGGAGTTATTGATAAAACATCTCTAGTATATGGACAGATGAATGAGCCGCCTGGAGCAAGATTAAGAGTTGCTCTTACTGGACTAACAGTAGCGGAAAACTTTAGAGACAAGGAAGGACAAGACGTTCTTCTATTCATAGATAACATATTCAGATTTACTCAAGCTGGAGCGGAAGTTTCTGCCCTATTAGGAAGAATACCTTCAGCAGTTGGATACCAACCAACACTAGCTTCAGAAATGGGTAAATTACAAGAGAGAATTACATCAACTAAGTCAGGATCAATAACGTCAGTTCAAGCTGTATATGTACCAGCGGATGACCTTACTGACCCAGCACCAGCGACTACATTCGCTCACTTAGATGCTACAACAGTTCTTTCAAGAAGAATTGCATCTCTAGGAATATATCCAGCAGTTGACCCTCTAGATTCAACTTCAAAAGCGCTAGATCCAGCAATAGTTGGAAACGAGCACTATACAGTTGCTAGACAGGTTCAAGAGATATTACAAAGATATAAAGAACTTCAAGATATCATTGCAATCCTAGGAATGGATGAGTTATCTGATGAAGATAAGCAAACAGTTTCTAGAGCAAGAAAAATCGAGAGATTCTTCTCACAACCATTCTCAGTTGCTGAGCAATTTACAGGAATGGAAGGGAAATATGTTCCAGTAAAAGAGACAATAAGAGCTTTCAAAGAGATTATCGAAGGTAAGCACGATGCTCTTCCTGAACAAGCATTCCTTTATGTTGGAACAATTGAGGAGGCAATAGCTAAGGGAAGAGACCTTATGAAGGGAGCTGAGTAA
- a CDS encoding F0F1 ATP synthase subunit epsilon encodes MANSFKLELVTPLSKILSEEVNFVMLRTTEGDMGILPNHSPFVAGLATGEMKVRNNGQEKFYYVSGGFVEISDNVVTILADEAMDVKDIDLEAARKEAQIAKEKLEKIAEDIDIANVQKTLTQALTKVKLAEKML; translated from the coding sequence ATGGCAAACTCTTTTAAGCTAGAGCTAGTAACTCCATTATCAAAGATATTATCTGAAGAGGTAAACTTTGTTATGCTAAGAACAACAGAGGGAGATATGGGTATATTACCTAATCACTCACCTTTTGTTGCTGGATTAGCTACTGGAGAGATGAAAGTTAGAAATAATGGGCAAGAAAAGTTTTACTATGTTTCAGGTGGATTTGTAGAAATCTCTGATAATGTTGTAACAATTTTAGCAGATGAAGCTATGGATGTTAAAGATATAGATTTAGAAGCTGCAAGAAAAGAAGCTCAAATTGCTAAAGAAAAATTAGAAAAAATAGCTGAGGATATTGATATCGCTAATGTTCAAAAGACATTAACTCAAGCATTAACTAAAGTTAAATTAGCAGAAAAAATGTTATAA
- a CDS encoding HAMP domain-containing sensor histidine kinase — protein sequence MSLKQINFPIKLNFFKKLFLLTIGIVFLTIITSFIFNSFFLDKFYIYRKKQSIIEIRNNIIKLIDDRDKLDNYIYFAEDNFGVKIDLNFMQNNRSHMNNNKKIYNSLKLNESIFKIGEVDGTSGVMFIRYYEKLNSGYMLSIRSSMAVIAKHIHDIFIFNLFTAFFSLFVSGILVSIFSKKINRNIMYLKNSAKKIAKLEYPDNIKLSSGDELEELAQSLNEMSKELSFAIENLKLFVSNASHELKTPISVLCLYSQALARDNVPSERKKEYYKTMLEKSLEMRALTESLLTLSKINSPDYKLTTQQIDLENMIKTSLEQFDYIEFEKNINVITNFSNIKINGDYNLLKIAINNLVQNMLKYAPDESDVEIFLESNILIFKNIITTEVNKKTTDLFEPFQRGENALDKNTEGSGLGLSLVKKILELHRFNFDLKIENNYFIFKILIKNPD from the coding sequence ATGTCTTTAAAACAGATTAATTTCCCAATAAAACTTAACTTCTTTAAAAAACTATTCCTATTAACAATAGGGATAGTTTTTTTAACTATAATTACCAGTTTTATTTTCAACTCTTTTTTCTTGGATAAATTTTATATTTATAGGAAAAAACAAAGTATTATTGAAATTAGAAATAATATTATCAAACTAATTGATGATAGAGATAAACTTGATAATTATATATATTTTGCAGAGGATAATTTTGGAGTTAAGATTGATTTAAACTTTATGCAGAATAATCGTTCACATATGAATAATAATAAAAAGATTTATAACTCTTTAAAATTAAATGAATCTATATTTAAAATAGGTGAGGTTGATGGTACATCTGGAGTTATGTTCATTCGTTACTATGAAAAATTAAATAGTGGCTACATGTTAAGTATTAGAAGTTCTATGGCTGTTATTGCAAAACATATTCATGATATTTTTATATTTAATCTTTTTACTGCTTTTTTCTCTTTATTTGTAAGTGGTATTCTTGTATCTATATTTTCTAAAAAAATAAACAGAAATATCATGTATTTAAAAAATAGTGCTAAAAAAATTGCGAAATTAGAATATCCTGATAACATAAAATTGTCTAGTGGTGATGAACTTGAAGAACTTGCTCAAAGTTTAAATGAAATGTCTAAAGAACTATCTTTTGCTATTGAAAATTTAAAACTTTTTGTTTCTAATGCATCTCATGAGCTAAAGACACCTATTTCTGTCCTTTGTTTATACTCTCAAGCATTAGCTAGGGATAACGTTCCTAGTGAACGAAAAAAAGAGTATTATAAAACTATGCTTGAAAAATCTTTAGAGATGAGAGCTTTAACAGAAAGTTTATTAACTCTTTCTAAAATAAACTCTCCAGATTATAAATTAACAACGCAACAAATAGATTTAGAAAATATGATTAAAACTTCATTAGAGCAATTTGATTATATTGAATTTGAAAAAAATATTAATGTTATTACTAACTTTTCAAATATAAAAATAAACGGTGATTATAATTTATTAAAAATTGCTATAAATAATTTAGTTCAAAATATGTTAAAATATGCTCCCGATGAATCTGATGTAGAAATATTTTTAGAAAGTAATATTCTTATTTTTAAGAATATTATCACTACTGAAGTCAATAAAAAAACTACTGATTTATTTGAACCTTTCCAAAGAGGAGAAAATGCTTTAGATAAAAATACCGAGGGAAGTGGCCTTGGATTGTCTTTAGTTAAAAAAATTCTAGAGCTACATCGATTTAACTTTGATTTGAAAATTGAAAATAATTATTTTATATTTAAAATCTTAATAAAAAACCCCGATTAG
- a CDS encoding response regulator transcription factor — MKKVLIVEDEKSLATVISDSLKNEGFETVITHRGDEAIDCFYKEKPDLILLDINLPGMNGWEICKKLKALSQVPIIMVTARDSEFDEIKGLELGADDYITKPFTPKLLIIKLKKLFKLSNDTFFKIGDITFDFNTFKLDTPEESNILPRREAQLLEFFLRNQNIIFSRETLLNEVWGFEFFGDERAVDTIVKRLRKKLGSCDNYIKSVRGVGYVFKTD, encoded by the coding sequence ATGAAGAAAGTTCTTATTGTTGAAGATGAAAAATCTCTTGCTACAGTTATTTCAGATTCTTTAAAAAATGAGGGATTTGAAACTGTTATAACTCACAGAGGTGATGAAGCAATTGATTGTTTTTATAAAGAAAAACCTGATCTTATATTATTAGATATAAATCTTCCTGGTATGAACGGATGGGAGATTTGTAAAAAGTTGAAGGCATTATCTCAAGTACCTATAATTATGGTTACTGCTAGAGATAGTGAATTTGATGAAATTAAAGGACTTGAATTAGGAGCTGATGACTATATCACAAAGCCATTTACTCCTAAGCTTCTCATTATTAAGTTAAAAAAATTATTTAAACTTAGTAATGACACATTTTTTAAAATTGGAGATATCACTTTTGATTTCAATACATTTAAACTTGATACTCCTGAAGAAAGTAATATTCTTCCTCGAAGAGAGGCACAACTTTTAGAATTTTTTTTAAGAAATCAAAATATAATTTTTTCTCGTGAAACTTTACTTAATGAAGTTTGGGGATTTGAATTTTTTGGTGATGAAAGAGCAGTAGATACTATTGTAAAACGGTTAAGAAAAAAACTTGGAAGTTGTGATAATTATATTAAAAGTGTAAGAGGAGTTGGTTATGTCTTTAAAACAGATTAA